The Mangrovibacillus cuniculi sequence CATCTTAATCACCATGCCATTTTCCGTTAACACATCAAACATTTGTGCAGCAACTCCAGGATTGGATGCCATACCAGAACCAACGATAGACACTTTTGCTAAACCAGATTCTAATTCTAATCCTGTAAATCCAATTTCATTCTCAGCAGTTTTCAGAATCGACTGCACTTCTTCAAGGTCTTCTGACTTGATAGAGAAAGAAACACTCGCTTCTTCTTTTTCTGTTAAACTCTGAATAATGATATCAACATTGATGAAATGTTTTGCTAACAAACTAAAGATGGAGGAAATTCCACTCCACTGAGCTTTAGGTCCTCTCACTGTTACACGAGTAATATCTTTTTCAAACGCTACCCCACGAACGACTAAATTCTGTTCCATTTCCGCTTCCTCCTTAATCTTCGTTCCTTCTTCTTCCACCATACTAGATCTAACTTCTAACGTTACATCGTAGTTCTTTGCATATTCCACTGCTCTTGGATGTAAAACGCCCGCACCAAGATGAGCTAGTTCTAACATTTCATCATACGAAATTTGACTTAATTTACGTGCTTTTGCAACATATCTAGGATCGGTTGTGTAAACGCCGGTAACATCTGTATAAATGTCACACCTGTCAGCTTCTAGTGCTGCAGCCAGTGCAACTGCTGTTGTATCCGAACCACCACGTCCTAATGTAGTTAATTCCGCTTGTTCCGTCATCCCTTGGAAACCAGCTACAACTACCACTTTCCCTTCCTTTAGAGCATTTTGTATACGGATTGGCTCAATTGAGGAAATTCGAGCATTACCATGTACCGCCTCTGTTCGCATACCTGCTTGCCATCCCGTGAAAGAAATCGCATCTTGGTCCATTTGTTGCAATGCCATTGTTAGTAAGGAAATTGTCACTTGCTCCCCTGTCATTAGAAGCATATCCATTTCTCTTTTCGAAGGTTGGTCTGTAATTTGTTGTGCTAGCGATACCAGTTCATCTGTTGTCTTTCCCATCGCAGACACAACAACTACTACGTCATGACCATTTTGTTTTTCTTGTATTACTCTACGTGCCACATTTTGGATTCTTTCTACAGACCCAACAGAAGTTCCGCCAAACTTTTGAACAATAAGTCCCATTATTTCTCCTCCTCGATACTTTCCCATCTCATTTCAACCGTGCTAACGTTTTTATAAACAAAGGGTACTAAAATTATCCTGGTCACTTCCCAATAGAAAAGGCCATGAGTATGCGCTACTCATGGCCTGAATGATAAAATCTATTGTCAGGTGTGATAGCACTCCAAGGTCAGCCCTTGACAGTAAATAGCTTATTCAGCGTTTTACCAGAAACAGTAGTGATAAGTTCTTTGTTTCTTCGGCGATCATGCCTTTCCCTGTTTTTCTTCGAAGCTTATCCTTCTCCAAACAAGTACTTTTCATTTCTCGCACCTCTATCTACACAAATGTGTAAATGTTATATGAAATTTGTGTTTGATTATAGCACGGATAAAATTAACTGACAATGCTAATCCTGAAGTTTCTCAAAAACTTTTTCTGCAACATTTGTAGGCAGTCCTGCTCGCTGTAAATCTTCTAAAGTCGCTTCCTTCATTTTCTTAATGGATCCAAAGGTTTTTAGGAGCTGCTTTTTACGAGTTGGTCCCACACCTGGAATATCGTCTAGGATAGATTGAAATGCTGATTTACCTCGAACTTGTCGGTGAAAAGTAATCGCAAATCGATGCACTTCATCTTGTATACGTTGAAGTAAATAAAACGCTTGGCTGTTTCTATCCAAGGGTACAATTTCTAATGGGTTTCCAAACAATAATTGAGAAGTTTGATGTTTATCATCTTTGGCTAGCCCAGCAATAGGAATCCAGAGCCCTAACTCATCTTCTATTACTTCTCGTGCAGCTTCGATTTGTCCTTTCCCACCATCAATTAGGATTAAATCAGGCAAGGGTTTTTCTTCTTTTAAAAGCCTAGAGTACCTTCTTCGAACAACTTCTCGCATAGAACCGTAATCATCTGGCCCTTCCACCGTTTTAATTTTAAATTTTCTATAATCACTCTTTGCTGGTTTACCATCTAAAAATACAATCATAGCAGAAACAGCATCAGAACCTTGGATATTAGAATTATCAAATGCTTCAATTCGGGTTGGTGTTGCAATACCCATTTTTTCACCAAGTGTGTCTATTGCTTTAATCGTTCGTTCCTCATCTCGCTCAATAAGAGAGAATTTATCAGATAGAGCACCTTGTGCATTTTTAATCGCAAGTTCCACCAGTTCTTTTTTCTTCCCAATTTGCGGTTGAACTATTTTTACTTCCATAAACTTCTCCGCAAGCTCTTTATCAATTGTTTTAGGAAGATAGATCTCTTTAGGCTTAATATGATTTGCTTTTGTGTAGAATTGACCTAAAAATGTTAAGAATTCAGATTCTGGCTCATCATATATCGGAAAAACAGAAACATCTCTTTCAATGAGCTTTCCTTGTCTAACAAAGAATACTTGTACACACATCCATCCTTTGTCGACCGCAAAACCAAATACATCACGATCTACTAAGTCTGTCATCGTCATTTTTTGTTTCTCCATTGTTGCCTCTATATGCACAATTTGGTCACGATATTCTTTTGCTCGTTCGAACTCTAAATTTTCCGCTGCTGATTGCATTTTGGTTTGTAGTTCTTTTTTAATTTCTGTATGCCCACCATTCAGAAACCTTGCAATTTCATCAATCATAGATTTGTATGTTGTTTGTTCTACGTCTTTTACACAAGGAGCTAAACATTGACCAATATGATAATACAAACAAACCTTATCTGGTAGTGTAGTACACTTACGAAGTGGATATAGTCTGTCTAATAACTTTTTTGTTTCATTAGCGGATTGCGCATTTGGGTATGGTCCGAAGTATCGTGCCTTATCTTTTTTTACCTTCCGTGTTGTAACTAGTCTAGGATGTCGTTCATTGGTAATTTTTATAAAAGGATAGCTTTTGTCGTCCTTTAACATAATGTTATAACGAGGATCGTACTTTTTAATTAAGTTCATTTCTAGTATTAGTGCTTCAATATCAGAAGAGACCATAATGTATTCAAAATCTTCTATTTCACTAACCAGTCGTTGCGTCTTTCCATCGTGACTTCCTGTGAAATAAGATCTAACTCTGTTCTTTAATACTTTGGCTTTCCCAACATATATAACCGTTCCCTGACGATCCTTCATGAGGTAGCAACCTGGTTGATCAGGAAGAATCGCTAATTTATTTTTCAGGTGTTCATTCACAAAACTCACCTCTTCATTACCAAATATATGTTCTTATATTGTGCCTGATTTAGTGGATTTTCACAATAGGATTTGGTTGCCTACTATTTTTTACTAACTAAAATAAACAGAAAGAAAAAGCTACTAGAAGCAAATGCCCCTAGTAGCTTTTTTGAATTATGCGTGTTTAGAAACAAGTTCCGCTAATGCTTCTTTTGGTTGATAACCAATAACTTTATCAACGATTTCGCCATCCTTCATAAGGATTAACGTTGGAATACTCATAACACCATACTTCCCTGCAGTTTCTTGGTTTTCGTCTACATCGACTTTTACGATTTTAACTTTTTCACCAAGTTCCGCATCTAATTCTTCTAGTACTGGAGCGATCATTTTACAAGGTCCACACCAAGGTGCCCAGAAATCCGCTAGTACTAAACCTTCGTTTGTTTCTGTTGTGAATGTTTGATCCGTTGCATTTGTAATTGCCATTTTACGTTACCTCCTTGAATTGAAACTGGTTACAGTATACCATTATTTTTTTTTCCTATGCGACAATTTTGCTCACATTTTGTAACCACTATCTTAAAGTCTTCATGTTACTTTACCCGTTTTTTTATTAGTTTAAGCATTGTTAAGTAGAAATGCTAGATAAGTGCTCCGCGACATTTTGTTGCTTAGACTAAGCAAAGAGCAGGCCACTTCACGTGGCCAACGCCTAGTTGTCGCGTCGTTAAACCGTAGTCATTAGAGGGCACTACGCTAAGAGCAGGCCACTTCACGTGGCCAACGCCTAGTTGTCGCCGTAAATCTTAGACATTAGAGGGCACTACGCTAAGGGCAGGCCACATCACGTGGCCAACGCCTAGTTGTCGCGTCACGCGACAAAAAGAAGATGAAGCATCAATTGATACTTCATCTTTATGCTTTCCCTTATGAAGTGGCTACTTTTAATTTCTTGAATTCTTCTGTTAATAGAGGAATTACTTCGAATAAGTCGCCTACGATACCGTAATCTGCCACTTTAAAGATGTTCGCTTCTGGATCTTTATTGATTGCCACGATTACCTTAGAGTTAGACATTCCCGCTAAATGTTGAATAGCACCGGAAATTCCACAAGCAATGTATAGATCTGGAGTAATAACTTTACCTGTTTGACCTATTTGTAGCGAATAATCACAGTACTCTGCATCACAAGCTCCTCGTGAAGCTCCTACAGCACCATTCAATACATCTGCAAGTTCTTTTAATGGAGCAAATCCATCTTCACTCTTCACTCCACGTCCACCAGCGATTACTACTTTTGCTTCAGACAGATCCACACCATCCGTAGCTTTTCTTACTACTTCTTTAATAATTGTGCGTAAATTTGTAATTTCTACTGACAATACTTCTGCTTGACCAGAACGAGATGTATCAAGTTCTAATGCAGGAACGTTGTTAGGACGTATAGAAACAAACAGTTTACCATCCGTTACAATTTTCTTTTCAAAAGCTTTACCTGAATAGATTGGACGTGTACAAACTACATTACCACCAGCTAATTCAATAGCAGTTACATCAGATATTAATCCAGATTGTAAGCGTGCTGCTAAACGAGGACTTACATCTTTCCCGATAGAAGTGTGACCAATTACAATCCCTTCTGGTTGCTCTGCTTCAATAGTAGCTAGAGCCGCTTGAGTATACGCATCTGTTGTATATTGAGCTAATAATTCATGGTTCACTACCACCACTCGGTCAGCTCCATATTGGAATAAGGATTCAGAAAGTCCATCTACTCCTTGACCAAGAAGTGCGACAACCACTTCTCCGCCCTCTGCAACTGTCTTACCTGCTGCGATAGCTTCAAATGATACGTTACGTAACTGCTGATCTTTTACCTCTGCAAAAACTAATACTTTTCTTGTCATGATTGATCTCCTCCCCTGTAATTAAAACGAGATTACTTTCGCTTCTTTTTGTAATAATGTTACTAGTTCTTGTACTTGTTCTGATACATCTCCAGTTAACACGCGACCCGCTTCTTTTTTAGGTGGTAGGAAGATTTCAATCGTTTTTGTTTTTGCTTCGACATCATCTTCTTCAAGATCTAAATCATCTAATTCTAATTCTTCTAATGGCTTTTTCTTCGCTTTCATTATTCCTGGTAGTGATGGATAACGAGGCTCGTTCAATCCTTGTTGAGCAGTAGCTAAAAGTGGTAAAGATAGTTGGATTGTCTCGCTATCTCCTTCTACGTCTCTGACGACTTCTGCTTGATCACCGTTGATTGTAAGTTTTGTAATAGTAGTGATGTATGGAATGTTTAATAACTCCGCTACACGAGGACCTACTTGCCCTGATCCACCATCGATCGCTACATTACCTGCAAGAATTAAATCTACTTCTTGCTCTTTTAGGTATTGCTGAAGAACTCTTGCAGTCGTGAACTCATCGCCGTCTTCTACATCATCTTCAATGTTAATTAAAACTGCTTTGTCAGCACCCATTGCTAGCGCTGTACGAAGTTGTTTTTCACTCTCATCCGAACCAACTGTAATAACAGTTACTTCTCCCCCATGTTGATCGCGTTGAACAATCGCTTCTTCAATTGCATATTCATCATACGGATTAATAATAAACTCAGCACCGTCTTCTGCTATTTTGCCACCAGAAAGTGTGATTTTTTCCTCAGTATCAAACGTGCGTTTTAGTAAAACATAAATGTTCATCTATATTTCCCCCAATCCCATATTTGTTCGAATTTATTTCCCCTTAAAAACTGGTTGACGCTTTTCGATAAACGCTTTAATTCCTTCTTGTCCGTCTTCTGAGACGAAAACTTTCCCAAACGCATCAGCTTCTTGCTCAACACCCTCTGCGTAGCGTTCATGCTTGCTATAATTCACTAAATTAAGTGTATGTTTTACAGCAAGTGGACCTTTTAAAGCTATCTTTCTAGCAATCTTTGAAACATATTCTACTAGTTGATCTTCTTCTAAAGCAGCGTTAGCTAATCCCCACTTCACTGCTTCTTCCCCTGTAATCGGATCACTTGTTAGGAGCATTTCTGTTGCTTTTGCCATCCCAACGTATCTTGGAAGACGTTGAGAACCTGCAAATCCTGGTACCAAGCCCAGTTGAAGTTCTGGTAAACCTAACTTTGCCGTTTTGGTGACAAATCTCATATGGCATGCCATAGCAAGTTCTAATCCGCCACCTAATGCTGCGCCGTGTATTGCAGCAATAATTGGTTTGGAGAACGTTTCCATCCTTTCGAATAACTGCTGTCCTTGTCTTGCTAGATTAGAAAAGCCTTCTTTGGATTCAATAGTAGTAAACTCTTTAATATCTGCACCAGCAGAAAAGAATCTGCCTTCTCCTCGAATAACAATTACTCGAACTTCTTCATCGTTTTCAATGCTGTTTAAGTGTTCTGCTAGAGCAAGTAAAACTGAAGAAGCTAAAGCATTAGCAGGCGGTCGGTCAAAAATAATTGTCGCTACACCTTGTTCTTTCTCTAATCTTAGTAATTCTCCCAATGGACTTCCTCCTTTACCTATACTCACTATGATTGACAAGCTTTTAGTAATAATTGATGTACTTTAGGTGCTAATTCTTCTAAATCATATTTTTGTTCATTCATTACCCAAGTAGTAACTGTCTCGTCTATTGTGCCAAAAATCATTTGACGTGCTAGACGAACGTCTAAGTCCTGAGCAAATTCCCCTGTCTCCATACCATCTTTTAATATAGTATCTACTAATTTCAAGTATTCTTTTAATACTTCATTAATTAGTAAACGGATTTCTTTGTTAGATTGTCTCAATTCCAACTGGGTTACTATCGCTAGATTTGGGTCTTGAGCTAGAATGGAAAAATGATTTTGAATTAGCTTGAGTAGTTTATTAGCAGCTTTTGTTTCTTTTTCAATAAGTGGCTGAACACTTTCACTAAATACCGCCATCTTCTCTCTGAACATAGATATTAATATATCTTCTTTGTTCTTAAAATAAAGATAGATTGTACCGTCGGCTACACCGGCTTGTTTGGCAATTTTAGATACTTGAGCTTGATGGTATCCATTATCTGAAATGACTACCACGGCAGCATCAATAATTTGTTTATATTTAGGTTTTGTTTTATTCAATGGTGTGGTCACCTGCCGTGTATTAAATTATGAATGATGATTCATTCATAATTCAATAATAATACCGAAATACTGTTATGTCAACGAGTAAAAGACATTTTTTTCATCATACCGCTTGTCCGAATAAGATGCAAAGAAAAACCCAGCTATATACCCGCCTTCTTTCATAGCCGGAGCTGAGTTGATATCAATTATACTTCTACATTTATACGCAACATCAATCCGTAACTACTTTTGTACTAGTGTAAATCAAGATGATTTGATTTCTTCTTCCGTCAATTTCTTTTTCTCTTCATCGATTAACACTCGTCTGAGGATTTTCCCTACAGCTGTTTTCGGAAGCTCTTCTCTAAATTCATAAATTCTTGGAACCTTGTATGCAGCTAACATTTTCCTAGTAAATGCATCTAGATCTTGTTCCGTTACGGAATGTCCTTTCTTCACCACAACGTAAGCTTTAACTGTTTCACCTCGATATGGATCTGGAACACCAGCAACCACTACTTCTTGCACACTTTCATGCTCATATAATATTTCTTCTATTTCACGCGGGTAAATGTTGTACCCACCAGCAATAATCATATCTTTCTTTCTATCAACAACATAGAAGAAACCATCTTCGTCCATGTATCCAATGTCCCCTGTGCGTAACCATCCATCAAATAGAACAGCGTCCGTCTCTTCTTGCCTGTTCCAATACCCCTTCATTACTTGCGGTCCACTTACCACAATTTCTCCAATCTCCTTCGGTTGTAAAACTTCTGTTCCACCAAGGCTCCAAATTTGAGCATCTGTACTTGGCCATGGAACACCAATGCTACCTTTTCTACGATTATCTCCCCATAAAAAGTTAGAATGAGTAACTGGTGAAGTCTCTGTTAACCCATAGCCTTCCACCAAACGTCCATCAATCACTTTTTCGAATTGCTCTTGAATTTCCACTGGTAATGGAGCAGAACCGCTTATACCCGAATGAACTGATGTAATATCATACTCTTTTAAATTAGGGTGATTTAACAGTCCTATATAGATTGTTGGTGCACCTGGGAACAAAGTAGCTCTCTGTTTTTGAATTGTTTTTAACGTCGTTTCAGGATCAAATTTAGGTAATAGGACCATTTTGTATCCTTGCATGACGGACAAAATTAGTACCGCAGTCATTCCGTATACATGGAAAAACGGTAGTAATCCTAGTACAACTTCTTCCCCTTTTTTACATTTGTACAACCAAGCGTCACACATAGAAGCATTAGCAACTAAATTTTTATGCGTTAACATTACACCCTTTGGAAAACCAGTTGTTCCACCAGTATATTGAAGTAGTGCTAGGTCTTCTTCAAAATTTAAATCTAATTTCGGAAGTTCCCCTTTTCCTTCTTTTAAGAAGGTCTTCCAAACTTTTGATTCTTCACCGTGCGTCACTTTCACAACAATGCCGTATTGTTTCTTTTGCACAAATGGATATAACATGTTTTTCGGAAATGGTAAGTAATCTTTGATACCAGTTACAATTACTTGTTTCACATCCGTTTGTGCTTTAACAGACATTACCCTTGGATACAGAATATCCAATGTAATTATAGCTTTTGCCCCTGCATCTTTTAACTGGTACTCAATTTCTCTCTCTACATAAAGTGGATTCATTTGCACAACAATTCCACCAGCATAGAGAATGCCATAATAAGAAATAATGGACTGTGGACAGTTTGGTAGCATGATTGCGACTCTGTCTCCTTGTTTTATCCC is a genomic window containing:
- a CDS encoding aspartate kinase; the encoded protein is MGLIVQKFGGTSVGSVERIQNVARRVIQEKQNGHDVVVVVSAMGKTTDELVSLAQQITDQPSKREMDMLLMTGEQVTISLLTMALQQMDQDAISFTGWQAGMRTEAVHGNARISSIEPIRIQNALKEGKVVVVAGFQGMTEQAELTTLGRGGSDTTAVALAAALEADRCDIYTDVTGVYTTDPRYVAKARKLSQISYDEMLELAHLGAGVLHPRAVEYAKNYDVTLEVRSSMVEEEGTKIKEEAEMEQNLVVRGVAFEKDITRVTVRGPKAQWSGISSIFSLLAKHFINVDIIIQSLTEKEEASVSFSIKSEDLEEVQSILKTAENEIGFTGLELESGLAKVSIVGSGMASNPGVAAQMFDVLTENGMVIKMVSTSEIKVSTVIDEHDMLRAAGVLHTAFGLDMFVEETV
- the uvrC gene encoding excinuclease ABC subunit UvrC, encoding MNEHLKNKLAILPDQPGCYLMKDRQGTVIYVGKAKVLKNRVRSYFTGSHDGKTQRLVSEIEDFEYIMVSSDIEALILEMNLIKKYDPRYNIMLKDDKSYPFIKITNERHPRLVTTRKVKKDKARYFGPYPNAQSANETKKLLDRLYPLRKCTTLPDKVCLYYHIGQCLAPCVKDVEQTTYKSMIDEIARFLNGGHTEIKKELQTKMQSAAENLEFERAKEYRDQIVHIEATMEKQKMTMTDLVDRDVFGFAVDKGWMCVQVFFVRQGKLIERDVSVFPIYDEPESEFLTFLGQFYTKANHIKPKEIYLPKTIDKELAEKFMEVKIVQPQIGKKKELVELAIKNAQGALSDKFSLIERDEERTIKAIDTLGEKMGIATPTRIEAFDNSNIQGSDAVSAMIVFLDGKPAKSDYRKFKIKTVEGPDDYGSMREVVRRRYSRLLKEEKPLPDLILIDGGKGQIEAAREVIEDELGLWIPIAGLAKDDKHQTSQLLFGNPLEIVPLDRNSQAFYLLQRIQDEVHRFAITFHRQVRGKSAFQSILDDIPGVGPTRKKQLLKTFGSIKKMKEATLEDLQRAGLPTNVAEKVFEKLQD
- the trxA gene encoding thioredoxin codes for the protein MAITNATDQTFTTETNEGLVLADFWAPWCGPCKMIAPVLEELDAELGEKVKIVKVDVDENQETAGKYGVMSIPTLILMKDGEIVDKVIGYQPKEALAELVSKHA
- a CDS encoding electron transfer flavoprotein subunit alpha/FixB family protein, which produces MTRKVLVFAEVKDQQLRNVSFEAIAAGKTVAEGGEVVVALLGQGVDGLSESLFQYGADRVVVVNHELLAQYTTDAYTQAALATIEAEQPEGIVIGHTSIGKDVSPRLAARLQSGLISDVTAIELAGGNVVCTRPIYSGKAFEKKIVTDGKLFVSIRPNNVPALELDTSRSGQAEVLSVEITNLRTIIKEVVRKATDGVDLSEAKVVIAGGRGVKSEDGFAPLKELADVLNGAVGASRGACDAEYCDYSLQIGQTGKVITPDLYIACGISGAIQHLAGMSNSKVIVAINKDPEANIFKVADYGIVGDLFEVIPLLTEEFKKLKVATS
- a CDS encoding electron transfer flavoprotein subunit beta/FixA family protein: MNIYVLLKRTFDTEEKITLSGGKIAEDGAEFIINPYDEYAIEEAIVQRDQHGGEVTVITVGSDESEKQLRTALAMGADKAVLINIEDDVEDGDEFTTARVLQQYLKEQEVDLILAGNVAIDGGSGQVGPRVAELLNIPYITTITKLTINGDQAEVVRDVEGDSETIQLSLPLLATAQQGLNEPRYPSLPGIMKAKKKPLEELELDDLDLEEDDVEAKTKTIEIFLPPKKEAGRVLTGDVSEQVQELVTLLQKEAKVISF
- a CDS encoding enoyl-CoA hydratase, producing the protein MGELLRLEKEQGVATIIFDRPPANALASSVLLALAEHLNSIENDEEVRVIVIRGEGRFFSAGADIKEFTTIESKEGFSNLARQGQQLFERMETFSKPIIAAIHGAALGGGLELAMACHMRFVTKTAKLGLPELQLGLVPGFAGSQRLPRYVGMAKATEMLLTSDPITGEEAVKWGLANAALEEDQLVEYVSKIARKIALKGPLAVKHTLNLVNYSKHERYAEGVEQEADAFGKVFVSEDGQEGIKAFIEKRQPVFKGK
- a CDS encoding TetR/AcrR family transcriptional regulator, whose protein sequence is MNKTKPKYKQIIDAAVVVISDNGYHQAQVSKIAKQAGVADGTIYLYFKNKEDILISMFREKMAVFSESVQPLIEKETKAANKLLKLIQNHFSILAQDPNLAIVTQLELRQSNKEIRLLINEVLKEYLKLVDTILKDGMETGEFAQDLDVRLARQMIFGTIDETVTTWVMNEQKYDLEELAPKVHQLLLKACQS
- a CDS encoding AMP-binding protein, whose protein sequence is MTKVWLDQYPPEIPTELSLRSVPVHTYLTEAAELYGDKVAVHFMGFEMTYKELHQQALQCGRALVDSGIKQGDRVAIMLPNCPQSIISYYGILYAGGIVVQMNPLYVEREIEYQLKDAGAKAIITLDILYPRVMSVKAQTDVKQVIVTGIKDYLPFPKNMLYPFVQKKQYGIVVKVTHGEESKVWKTFLKEGKGELPKLDLNFEEDLALLQYTGGTTGFPKGVMLTHKNLVANASMCDAWLYKCKKGEEVVLGLLPFFHVYGMTAVLILSVMQGYKMVLLPKFDPETTLKTIQKQRATLFPGAPTIYIGLLNHPNLKEYDITSVHSGISGSAPLPVEIQEQFEKVIDGRLVEGYGLTETSPVTHSNFLWGDNRRKGSIGVPWPSTDAQIWSLGGTEVLQPKEIGEIVVSGPQVMKGYWNRQEETDAVLFDGWLRTGDIGYMDEDGFFYVVDRKKDMIIAGGYNIYPREIEEILYEHESVQEVVVAGVPDPYRGETVKAYVVVKKGHSVTEQDLDAFTRKMLAAYKVPRIYEFREELPKTAVGKILRRVLIDEEKKKLTEEEIKSS